A single region of the Fusarium fujikuroi IMI 58289 draft genome, chromosome FFUJ_chr05 genome encodes:
- a CDS encoding probable calcium P-type ATPase NCA-3, which translates to MDSSTPRRPRAPTITVDTAAVDSNEPGKTNMPEPAPADSISPSPLDDTNTLAVPTAKSRTESWSSSPSTKVGTDHEQMSREVEALRKGDQAEILKPDPGEEDLFHVENNPFAFSPGQLAKLINPKNLAAFVALGGLPGLQKGLRTDAKAGLSVDEGKLSGAVSFEEATSSKVEKVTHSDAHASGKDAFPDRKRVYGANRLPEPKSKSFLELAWIALQDRVLILLCIAAVVSLALGLYQTFGGSHEDGGAKVEWVEGVAIIVAITIVVVVGAANDWQKERQFQKLNQKKEDRIVKITRSGKPQNISIHDVLVGDVMLLEPGDVIPVDGVFIEGHNLSCDESSATGESDLIKKVPAEQVLHALLHEQAPQLKKLDPFIISGAKVLDGVGTFLVTAVGEQSSHGKTMMSLRDDPGLTPLQAKLNLLAGYIAKLGSAAGLLLFFVLLIEFLAKLPNNRESGEQKGQDFLQILITSITVIVVAVPEGLPLAVTLSLAFATKKMTRENNLVRHLQSCETMGNATVICSDKTGTLTENIMTVVAGSLGIRGLFSFGDSSFEQESAGAEKRETIALAQFATKLDTEYKELLKTAITVNTTAFESDEEGKQGFVGTKTETALLDWARRYLGLGPLAIERANHPITRLFPFNSQRKCMGAVVQIPGPTKDKPKYRLYIKGASEIVLGECTTILGDPTTSPTTEALSDDGKEELRSIIFNYATNSLRTLGLAYRDFENWPPVLTLRPEDDNADIDLTDLVHNLTWMGVVGIQDPVRKGVPEAVTDCGIASVNVKMVTGDNVETARAIALNCGILTESTINEPNAVMQGSDFRKLSESDRTAVVKKLRVLARSSPEDKRILVKTLRSLGEIVAVTGDGTNDAPALKAADVGFSMGITGTEVAKEASDIILMDDNFSSIVVALGWGRAINDSVKKFLQFQLTVNITAVGVTFISAVSDDEQKSVLNAVQLLWVNLIMDTFAALALATDPPTGSLLHREPEARTAPLITITMWKMIIGQSIYQLIVCFVLWFGRDSILGYEEREVRSLIFNIFVFMQIFKLVNSRRVDNKLNIFEGLHRNHLFMLMMTIMAAGQIIIIFFGSDAFVVTRLNGTQWGISLVLGFFSIPIGVLIRLFPDEWFHAFVKVLAKLWPSWIRFSRKKKDTSEEDGTEPFPKEKLEGYDMDTALLGIRDDLEFLKRVRGGRMTALSDAMARSREKMLRRKRSESRPRSKLRSRRGSSRSSNRPPISPMMSVVGMPGIVAASVAGLQPGQGASNENLEARQA; encoded by the exons ATGGACTCTAGCACTCCACGACGTCCGCGCGCTCCTACAATCACCGTCGACACTGCGGCTGTCGACTCAAACGAACCCG GTAAAACTAACATGCCAGAACCAGCACCGGCAGATTCAATCTCTCCATCTCCGCTAGACGACACAAATACTCTTGCAGTGCCGACGGCTAAATCTAGAACCGAATCATGGTCCTCGTCGCCGTCTACAAAAGTCGGCACCGATCATGAACAAATGTCTCGCGAGGTAGAAGCCCTAAGAAAAGGCGACCAAGCCGAAATCCTAAAGCCCGACCCCGGCGAGGAAGACCTGTTCCACGTGGAAAACAACCCATTCGCTTTTTCGCCCGGTCAATTGGCGAAACTCATTAACCCAAAGAACTTGGCCGCTTTTGTTGCGCTCGGTGGTCTACCCGGTCTGCAGAAGGGCTTGAGGACTGATGCAAAGGCTGGATTGAGCGTGGATGAGGGAAAGCTCTCGGGTGCAGTATCATTCGAAGAAGCGACTTCTTCAAAGGTTGAGAAGGTGACGCATAGCGATGCGCACGCTTCAGGAAAAGATGCATTCCCTGATCGGAAACGAGTATACGGCGCGAATCGCCTCCCGGagccaaagtcaaagtcattcCTTGAACTAGCATGGATCGCTCTGCAGGATCGCGTGCTCATCCTTCTCTGTATCGCGGCTGTTGTATCACTCGCTCTAGGTCTCTACCAAACCTTTGGAGGATCCCATGAAGACGGCGGTGCAAAAGTCGAATGGGTCGAAGGTGTCGCCATTATCGTAGCCATCACCATCGTGGTCGTCGTCGGCGCAGCAAACGATTGGCAAAAAGAGCGACAGTTCCAGAAACTcaaccagaagaaggaagaccGCATCGTCAAGATCACACGCTCCGGAAAACCGCAAAACATCTCTATTCACGATGTTCTCGTTGGCGATGTCATGCTTCTCGAGCCTGGCGATGTCATCCCCGTGGATGGTGTTTTTATCGAGGGTCATAATCTTAGCTGTGATGAGAGTTCGGCGACGGGAGAGTCGGATCTTATTAAGAAGGTTCCTGCTGAGCAGGTTCTCCATGCACTGCTGCATGAGCAGGCGccgcagttgaagaagcttgatccGTTTATTATCTCAGGTGCAAAGGTTCTCGATGGCGTGGGAACGTTTCTTGTTACCGCGGTGGGAGAGCAGAGCAGTCATGGAAAGACGATGATGTCGCTTCGTGATGATCCGGGACTGACGCCTCTTCAAGCAAAGCTCAATCTCCTCGCAG GATACATCGCAAAGCTTGGTAGCGCAGCTggtctccttctcttcttcgtcctcctcatcgaATTCCTCGCTAAACTGCCCAACAACCGCGAATCAGGCGAGCAAAAAGGCCAAGATTTTCTCCAGATCCTCATCACTTCCATCaccgtcatcgtcgtcgctgTCCCAGAAGGTCTTCCCCTCGCAGTAACACTCTCCCTCGCCTTCGCAacaaagaagatgacgcGCGAGAACAACCTGGTGCGACATCTTCAATCGTGCGAGACTATGGGTAACGCCACGGTCATCTGCTCCGACAAGACTGGTACGCTCACCGAGAACATCATGACTGTCGTCGCTGGATCACTGGGCATTCGTGGACTCTTTTCCTTTGGCGACTCGTCGTTTGAGCAGGAATCCGCTGGtgctgagaagagagagaccATTGCGCTGGCTCAGTTCGCGACTAAGCTTGATACTGAGTACAAggaacttctcaagactGCCATCACCGTCAACACCACTGCTTTCGAgtcagatgaagaaggaaagcaAGGCTTCGTCGGCACAAAGACCGAGACTGCTCTTCTCGACTGGGCCCGTCGCTATCTTGGTCTCGGCCCCCTTGCAATCGAACGCGCCAACCATCCCATCACCCGTCTCTTCCCCTTCAACTCCCAGCGTAAATGCATGGGCGCCGTTGTGCAGATCCCCGGCCCGACAAAGGATAAGCCCAAGTACAGACTCTACATCAAGGGTGCTTCCGAAATTGTTCTCGGCGAATGCACCACTATTCTCGGCGATCCTACTACATCACCTACCACCGAGGCCCTCTCCGACGATGGAAAAGAGGAACTGcgatccatcatcttcaactacGCGACCAACTCTCTCCGAACTCTGGGTCTTGCCTACCGCGACTTTGAGAACTGGCCTCCTGTCCTCACCCTCCGCCCCGAAGACGACAACGCTGATATCGACCTCACTGATTTGGTGCACAACCTTACCTGGATGGGCGTCGTCGGCATTCAAGATCCCGTGCGCAAGGGTGTTCCCGAAGCTGTAACCGACTGTGGCATCGCCTCCGTGAATGTAAAGATGGTGACAGGCGACAACGTCGAGACCGCTCGCGCCATCGCTCTCAACTGCGGTATCCTCACCGAAAGTACCATCAACGAGCCCAACGCCGTGATGCAGGGCTCTGACTTCCGCAAGCTCTCTGAATCAGACCGCACAGCAgtggtcaagaagctccgtGTGCTCGCGAGATCGAGTCCCGAGGATAAACGCATCCTCGTCAAGACGCTGCGATCGCTCGGTGAGATTGTCGCTGTTACAGGTGATGGAACGAACGATGCGCCTGCGCTCAAGGCGGCGGATGTTGGTTTCTCTATGGGTATTACTGGCACGGAAGTCGCCAAGGAAGCTTCGGATATCATCCTCATGGACGATAACTTCTCATCTATTGTTGTTGCGTTGGGCTGGGGTCGTGCTATTAACGACTCAGTCAAGAAGTTCTTGCAGTTCCAACTTACCGTTAACATTACAGCCGTCGGCGTTACTTTTATCTCAGCTGTTTCAGACGACGAGCAGAAATCTGTTCTCAACGCTGTTCAACTCCTCTGggtcaacctcatcatggaTACCTTTgccgctctcgctctcgctaCCGATCCCCCCACCGGAAGTCTCCTCCACCGCGAACCCGAAGCTCGAACTGCACCCCTCATCACAATCACCATGTGGAAGATGATCATCGGCCAATCGATCTACCAGCTCATAGTGTGTTTCGTCCTCTGGTTCGGTCGCGACTCAATCCTCGGCTATGAAGAACGTGAAGTCCgctctctcatcttcaacatctttgtCTTTATGcagatcttcaagctcgtcaaCAGTCGACGCGTCGAtaacaagctcaacatcttcgaGGGTCTCCACCGCAACCATTTGTTCATGCTCATGATGACCATCATGGCAGCTGGACAGATCATCATTATCTTCTTCGGCAGCGACGCCTTTGTGGTTACACGCCTGAACGGTACCCAGTGGGGAATTTCTCTcgttcttggcttcttctctaTTCCTATCGGTGTTCTCATTCGTTTATTCCCCGATGAGTGGTTCCATGCTTTTGTCAAGGTTCTTGCTAAGTTGTGGCCAAGCTGGATCCGCTTCTcgcgcaagaagaaggataccTCTGAGGAAGATGGCACTGAGCCGTTTCCtaaggagaagcttgaggggTATGATATGGATACCGCACTCCTCGGCATTCGCGATGATCTCGAGTTCTTGAAGCGTGTTCGTGGTGGCCGCATGACAGCGTTGAGCGATGCCATGGCGCGCTCACGCGAGAAGATGCTTCGACGCAAGAGATCCGAGTCTCGACCCAGAAGCAAGCTCCGTAGCCGACGCGGttcatcaagatcctcaaacaGACCGCCCATCTCACCGATGATGTCGGTCGTTGGTATGCCAGGTATCGTAGCTGCTAGTGTAGCAGGATTACAGCCTGGACAGGGTGCCAGTAACGAGAATCTTGAGGCGCGACAGGCGTGA